From a single Nymphaea colorata isolate Beijing-Zhang1983 chromosome 4, ASM883128v2, whole genome shotgun sequence genomic region:
- the LOC116252126 gene encoding nucleoside diphosphate kinase 1-like, with protein sequence MEQTFIMIKPDGVQRGLVGEILSRFEKKGFYLRGLKMTTVDRPFAEKHYEDLSAKPFFNGLCEYITSGAVVAMVWEGKNVVTTGRKIIGATNPSDSAPGTIRGDFAVEVGRNVIHGSDCVENAKKEIALWFPEGVATWQSSVHHWIYE encoded by the exons ATGGAGCAGACCTTCATTATGATCAAGCCTGATGGCGTCCAGAGGGGCCTG GTGGGAGAGATTCTTTCTAGGTTCGAAAAGAAGGGTTTCTATCTGAGAG GGTTGAAGATGACAACCGTTGACCGTCCTTTTGCTGAGAAACACTATGAAGATCTTTCAGCAAAACCGTTCTTCAATGGGCTTTGCGAGTACATCACATCTGGTGCTGTTGTTGCGATGGTTTGGGAAGGCAAGAACGTCGTTACCACCGGTAGGAAGATTATTGGAGCCACCAACCCGTCTGATTCCGCTCCTGGTACCATCCGCGGTGACTTCGCCGTTGAAGTTGGCAG GAACGTCATTCACGGGAGTGACTGTGTAGAGAATGCAAAAAAGGAGATTGCTCTGTGGTTCCCCGAGGGTGTGGCTACCTGGCAGAGCAGCGTCCATCACTGGATCTATGAGTAA